The Nerophis ophidion isolate RoL-2023_Sa linkage group LG24, RoL_Noph_v1.0, whole genome shotgun sequence genome includes a region encoding these proteins:
- the LOC133542459 gene encoding uncharacterized protein LOC133542459 isoform X4, producing the protein MCERTIAEYEEELCPTKEEKERQHQKHQVVLHRTVSSEYVKLKSFTSKNKRDIHQRIEHREECLPHLQGDSFTRPQPSHFKEEEEGECPVGQEEADLSKFPLTVVSVKTKEHEDKPPESSQLHHSPTQKGRGRNDQGRSRRGTIRSQQPR; encoded by the exons atgtgcgaaagaaccatagcagagtacgaggaggaactttgtccaacaaaagaggagaaggagcgacaacatcaaaaacatcaagttgtgttacacagaacag TTTCCTCTGAGTATGTAAAGCTcaagagttttacctccaaaaacaagagag acatccatcagcggATTGAACACcgagaagaatgtctccctcatctgcagggggacagtttcacacgtccacagccctcacattttaaagaggaagaggagggagagtgtcctgtagggcaggaggaggctgatctcagcaagtttccactgactgttgtctctgtgaagactaaagagcatgaagacaagccacctgagtcctcacagcttcatcacagtccaa cacaaaaagggcgagggaggaacgatcaggggagaagtaggagaggaaccatCCGATCACAACAACCACGATAG
- the LOC133542475 gene encoding uncharacterized protein LOC133542475 isoform X3 → MNAGQEERPLQQQEDPQPPHIKEEEEDLWVTQEEEFLPGQEEADLSKFPLTVVSVKTEEHEDKPPESSQLHHSPRGHAHRPETGM, encoded by the exons atgaacgctggtcaagaagaacgtccccttcagcagcaggaggatccacagcccccccacattaaagaggaagaggaggatctctgggttactcaggaggaagagtttcttccagggcaggaggaggctgatctcagcaagtttccactgactgttgtctctgtgaagactgaagagcatgaagacaaaccacctgagtcctcacagcttcatcacagtccaa GAGGACACGCTCATCGCCCAGAGACTGGTATGTGA
- the LOC133542475 gene encoding uncharacterized protein LOC133542475 isoform X4, with translation MKTNHLSPHSFITVQVLRAMHFLFYCAPARRDDFAITKSSVFPLKGNIITRPMRTRSSPRDWYVTMLLFMGGLPISLSLRSC, from the exons atgaagacaaaccacctgagtcctcacagcttcatcacagtccaa GTGCTGAGGGCGATGCACTTCCTTTTCTACTGTGCACCAGCAAGGAGGGATGACTTCGCCATCACCAAGTCCTCGGTCttcccattaaaggggaacattatcaccagacctat GAGGACACGCTCATCGCCCAGAGACTGGTATGTGACTATGTTGCTGTTTATGGGCGGGTTGCCCATATCCCTCTCACTAAGGAGCTGCTGA
- the LOC133542475 gene encoding uncharacterized protein LOC133542475 isoform X2 → MKTNHLSPHSFITVQEDTLIAQRLVCDYVAVYGRVAHIPLTKELLTSVGSARSRYREHLDPERRKRQSAEQMQKRKAAEHHISELKKKEENSPGCM, encoded by the exons atgaagacaaaccacctgagtcctcacagcttcatcacagtccaa GAGGACACGCTCATCGCCCAGAGACTGGTATGTGACTATGTTGCTGTTTATGGGCGGGTTGCCCATATCCCTCTCACTAAGGAGCTGCTGACCTCAGTGGGATCAGCAAGATCAAGATACAGAGAACACCTTGACCCGGAGAGGAGGAAGAGGCAGAGCGCTGAACAAATGCAGAAGAGAAAAGCTGCAGAACACCACATCTCTgagcttaaaaaaaaagaagaaaactcTCCTGGATGTATGTGA